AATACAGAGCAGACAACAGCAAGTGCACGAATGACATGCGCGCCACGTGCCTTCCGGGTACGTGGCGTGCGTGGTGAGGAGACACTTTTGAGCCATCCGCATCCGGAACTCGGTCCGCCGCCGAAGCTGCCCAAGGGCGGCCTCAGGGTCACCCCCCTGGGTGGCCTCGGTGAGATCGGCCGCAACATGACGGTCTTCGAATACGACGGCCGGCTCCTGATCGTCGACTGCGGCGTCCTCTTCCCCGAAGAGGAGCAGCCGGGCATCGACCTGATCCTGCCGGACTTCTCGTCCATCCGGGACCGCCTCGACGACATCGAGGGCATCGTGCTCACGCACGGTCACGAGGACCACATCGGCGCCGTTCCGTACCTCCTGCGGGAGAAGCCGGACATCCCGCTGATCGGCTCCAAGCTGACGCTGGCCCTCATCGAGGCCAAGCTCCAGGAGCACCGCATCCGCCCCTACACCCTTGAGGTGAAGGAGGGCGAGCGGGAGAACCTCGGCCCCTTCGACTGCGAGTTCATCGCGGTCAACCACTCCATCCCGGACGCCCTGGCCGTGGCGATCCGCACGGGCGCGGGCCTGGTCGTGGCCACCGGCGACTTCAAGATGGACCAGCTCCCGCTGGACCGGCGCCTCACGGACCTGCACGCCTTCGCGCGTCTGAGCGAGGAGGGCATCGACCTCCTGCTGTCGGACTCGACGAACGCCGAGGTCCCCGGCTTCGTCCCGCCGGAGCGGGAGATCTCCACCGTCCTGCGGAACGTCTTCGCCAACGCCCACCACCGGATCATCGTGGCCAGCTTCGCCAGCCACGTGCACCGCATCCAGCAGATCCTCGACGCCGCACACGAGTACGGCCGCAGGGTCGCCTTCGTCGGCCGCTCGATGGTCCGCAACATGGGCATCGCCCGCGACCTGGGCTACCTCCGGGTCCCGGCCGGTCTCGTCGTGGACGTCAAGACGCTCGACGACCTGCCGCCCGAAGAGGTCGTCCTGGTCTGCACGGGCTCCCAGGGCGAGCCGATGGCGGCCCTGTCCCGCATGGCCAACCGCGACCACCAGATCCGGATCGTCCCCGGTGACACCGTGATCCTGGCGTCGTCCCTGATCCCGGGCAACGAGAACGCGGTCTACCGCGTGATCAACGGCCTCACCCGCTGGGGCGCCAACGTCGTGCACAAGGGCAACGCCAAGGTGCACGTCTCGGGCCACGCCTCGGCCGGCGAGCTGCTGTACTTCTACAACATCTGCAAGCCGCGGAACCTGATGCCGGTCCACGGCGAATGGCGCCACCTGCGCGCCAACGCCGAGCTGGGCGCCCTGACGGGCGTACCGAAGGACCGGATCGTGATCGCCGAGGACGGCGTGGTCGTGGACCTGGTCGACGGCAAGGCCAGGATCTCCGGCAAGGTGCAGGCCGGCTACGTGTACGTGGACGGCCTCTCGGTCGGCGACGTCACGGAGTCCTCGCTCAAGGACCGCCGGATCCTCGGTGACGAGGGCATCATCTCGGTCTACGTCGTGGTGGACAGCACCACCGGCAAGGTGGTCAGCGGCCCGAACATCCAGGCCCGCGGCTCCGGCATCGACGACGGGGCCTTCGGCTCGGTCATCACCAAGATCGAGGAAGCCATCGCCCGCGCGGCGGCCGACGGCGTCGCCGAGCCGCACCAGATCCAGCAGCTCATCCGCCGCACGATGGGCAAGTGGGTCTCGGACAGCTACCGCCGGCGCCCGATGATCCTCCCGGTCGTCGTCGAGGTCTGATCCACCCCGCCGTAGCGCCGTCACCGGAGCGGGGCAACCGGATTTGCATCCGGGGCCCCGCTCCAGTACGTTTACGGCTCCACCCCGCAGAACAGCCCGGCACACACGTGTGTCCGGGCAGAGTCATGCGGGCGGGTGGGAATCAGACGCCGGGGACACCTGATAAAGTCTGATCCGCCCGAAAAGGAAAGGCCCTCCAACGGCCACCGAATTCAAATCCGAGTCGGTAAACGATGCGGAAATGGTCTGGTAAGGTTGGAATCGCCGGAAAGGGAAACGCGAAAGCGGAAACCTGGAAAGCGCCGAGGAAATCGGGCCCGAAAGAGTCTGATAGAGTCGGAAACGCAAGACAGCAGAACGAAAGCCCGGAGGAAAGCCCGCGAGGGTGAGTACGAAGGAAGCGTCCGTTCCTTGAGAACTCAACAGCGTGCCAAAAATCAACGCCAGAAGTTGATACCCCGTCCACTTCGGTGGATGAGGTTCCTTTGAAAAAGTCCTGTCGGGCCTTCGGGCACTGGCAGGCGACAAACACAGCGAGGACGTTGTGGCGCGTCGGTCTTATTCCGACATGATGCGCCCGCTCTTTCGTGCGTGTGCACCCGATCACGGGTAAACATTCATGGAGAGTTTGATCCTGGCTCAGGACGAACGCTGGCGGCGTGCTTAACACATGCAAGTCGAACGATGAAGCCCTTCGGGGTGGATTAGTGGCGAACGGGTGAGTAACACGTGGGCAATCTGCCCTTCACTCTGGGACAAGCCCTGGAAACGGGGTCTAATACCGGATACGACTGCGGAAGGCATCTTCCGTGGTGGAAAGCTCCGGCGGTGAAGGATGAGCCCGCGGCCTATCAGCTTGTTGGTGGGGTAATGGCCTACCAAGGCGACGACGGGTAGCCGGCCTGAGAGGGCGACCGGCCACACTGGGACTGAGACACGGCCCAGACTCCTACGGGAGGCAGCAGTGGGGAATATTGCACAATGGGCGAAAGCCTGATGCAGCGACGCCGCGTGAGGGATGACGGCCTTCGGGTTGTAAACCTCTTTCAGCAGGGAAGAAGCGAAAGTGACGGTACCTGCAGAAGAAGCGCCGGCTAACTACGTGCCAGCAGCCGCGGTAATACGTAGGGCGCAAGCGTTGTCCGGAATTATTGGGCGTAAAGAGCTCGTAGGCGGCTTGTCACGTCGGATGTGAAAGCCCGAGGCTTAACCTCGGGTCTGCATTCGATACGGGCTAGCTAGAGTGTGGTAGGGGAGATCGGAATTCCTGGTGTAGCGGTGAAATGCGCAGATATCAGGAGGAACACCGGTGGCGAAGGCGGATCTCTGGGCCATTACTGACGCTGAGGAGCGAAAGCGTGGGGAGCGAACAGGATTAGATACCCTGGTAGTCCACGCCGTAAACGTTGGGAACTAGGTGTTGGCGACATTCCACGTCGTCGGTGCCGCAGCTAACGCATTAAGTTCCCCGCCTGGGGAGTACGGCCGCAAGGCTAAAACTCAAAGGAATTGACGGGGGCCCGCACAAGCGGCGGAGCATGTGGCTTAATTCGACGCAACGCGAAGAACCTTACCAAGGCTTGACATATACCGGAAAGCATTAGAGATAGTGCCCCCCTTGTGGTCGGTATACAGGTGGTGCATGGCTGTCGTCAGCTCGTGTCGTGAGATGTTGGGTTAAGTCCCGCAACGAGCGCAACCCTTGTCCTGTGTTGCCAGCATGCCCTTCGGGGTGATGGGGACTCACAGGAGACCGCCGGGGTCAACTCGGAGGAAGGTGGGGACGACGTCAAGTCATCATGCCCCTTATGTCTTGGGCTGCACACGTGCTACAATGGCCGGTACAATGAGCTGCGATACCGTGAGGTGGAGCGAATCTCAAAAAGCCGGTCTCAGTTCGGATTGGGGTCTGCAACTCGACCCCATGAAGTCGGAGTCGCTAGTAATCGCAGATCAGCATTGCTGCGGTGAATACGTTCCCGGGCCTTGTACACACCGCCCGTCACGTCACGAAAGTCGGTAACACCCGAAGCCGGTGGCCCAACCCTTGTGGAGGGAGCTGTCGAAGGTGGGACTGGCGATTGGGACGAAGTCGTAACAAGGTAGCCGTACCGGAAGGTGCGGCTGGATCACCTCCTTTCTAAGGAGCACAGTACCGATTGCAGACAAACGTTCTGCACGGTCAGCTCATGGGTGGAACGTTGATTAGTTGGCACAGTCAGATCTGAGAAGTCGTGAGTACTGCTTCGGCGTGGAAAACGGGATTCGAGGAGTGACTGTGCTTGGCACGTTGTTGGGTCCTGAAGGTACGGCCGTGAGGTTGATGTCTTCAGTGCCGGCCCCAGTGAACTCGCCAGGTTGTCTGGTGGGGTGATGGGTGGCTGGTCGTTGTTTGAGAACTACACAGTGGACGCGAGCATCTGTGGCCAAGTTTTTAAGGGCGCACGGTGGATGCCTTGGCACCAGGAACCGATGAAGGACGTGAGAGGCCGCGATAGGCCCCGGGGAGCTGCCAACTGAGCTTTGATCCGGGGGTGTCCGAATGGGGAAACCCGGCAGTCGTCATGGGCTGTCACCCACTGCTGAACACATAGGCAGTGTGGAGGGAACGAGGGGAAGTGAAACATCTCAGTACCCTCAGGAAGAGAAAACAACCGTGATTCCGGGAGTAGTGGCGAGCGAAACCGGATGAGGCCAAACCGTATGCGTGTGATACCCGGCAGGGGTTGCGCATGCGGGGTTGTGGGAATGAGCTTTCACAGTCTGCCGGCTGTGAGGCGAGTCAGAAACCGTTGATGTAGTCGAAGGACATGCGAAAGGTCCGGCGTAGAGGGTAAGACCCCCGTAGACGAAACATCAGCGGCTTGCTTGCTCATCTCCCAAGTAGCACGGGGCCCGAGAAATCCCGTGTGAATCTGGCGGGACCACCCGCTAAGCCTAAATATTCCCTGGTGACCGATAGCGGATAGTACCGTGAGGGAATGGTGAAAAGTACCGCGGGAGCGGAGTGAAATAGTACCTGAAACCGTGTGCCTACAAGCCGTGGGAGCGTCGCTGTATGTGCTTGCACATGCAGTCGTGACTGCGTGCCTTTTGAAGAATGAGCCTGCGAGTTAGCGGTGTGTAGCGAGGTTAACCCGTGTGGGGAAGCCGTAGCGAAAGCGAGTCCGAACAGGGCGATTGAGTTGCACGCTCTAGACCCGAAGCGGAGTGATCTAGCCATGGGCAGGTTGAAGCGGAGGTAAGACTTCGTGGAGGACCGAACCCACCAGGGTTGAAAACCTGGGGGATGACCTGTGGTTAGGGGTGAAAGGCCAATCAAACTCCGTGATAGCTGGTTCTCCCCGAAATGCATTTAGGTGCAGCGTCGTGTGTTTCTTGCCGGAGGTAGAGCACTGGATAGGCGATGGGCCCTACCGGGTTACTGACCTTAGCCAAACTCCGAATGCCGGTAAGTGAGAGCACGGCAGTGAGACTGTGGGGGATAAGCTCCATGGTCGAGAGGGAAACAGCCCAGAGCATCGACTAAGGCCCCTAAGCGTACGCTAAGTGGGAAAGGATGTGGAGTCGCAGAGACAACCAGGAGGTTGGCTTAGAAGCAGCCACCCTTGAAAGAGTGCGTAATAGCTCACTGGTCAAGTGATTCCGCGCCGACAATGTAGCGGGGCTCAAGCGTACCGCCGAAGTCGTGTCATTGCAGCTAGAGGGCCAACGCCCGCTGTGATGGGTAGGGGAGCGTCGTGTGCCGGGTGAAGCAGCAGCGGAAGCTAGTTGTGGACGGTTCACGAGTGAGAATGCAGGCATGAGTAGCGATACACACGTGAGAAACGTGTGCGCCGATTGACTAAGGGTTCCTGGGTCAAGCTGATCTGCCCAGGGTAAGTCGGGACCTAAGGCGAGGCCGACAGGCGTAGTCGATGGACAACCGGTTGATATTCCGGTACCCGCTTTGAAACGCCCAATATCGAATCAGGCGATGCTAAGTCCGTGAAGCCGTCCTGGATCCTTCGGGTGAAGGGAAGTGGTGGAGCCGACGAACCAGACTTGTAGTAGGTAAGCGATGGGGTGACGCAGGAAGGTAGTCCAGCCCGGGCGGTGGTTGTCCCGGGGTAAGGGTGTAGGCCGAGGGGTAGGCAAATCCGTCCCTCATACAAGGCTGAGACCTGATGCCGAGCCGATTGTGGTGAAGTGGATGATCCTATGCTGTCGAGAAAAGCCTCTAGCGAGTTTCATGGCGGCCCGTACCCTAAACCGACTCAGGTGGTCAGGTAGAGAATACCGAGGCGTTCGGGTGAACTATGGTTAAGGAACTCGGCAAAATGCCCCCGTAACTTCGGGAGAAGGGGGGCCATTCCTGGTGATCGGATTTACTCCGTGAGCTGGGGGTGGCCGCAGAGACCAGCGAGAAGCGACTGTTTACTAAAAACACAGGTCCGTGCGAAGCCGTAAGGCGATGTATACGGACTGACGCCTGCCCGGTGCTGGAACGTTAAGGGGACCGGTTAGTGACCTTTCGGGGTTGCGAAGCTGAGAACTTAAGCGCCAGTAAACGGCGGTGGTAACTATAACCATCCTAAGGTAGCGAAATTCCTTGTCGGGTAAGTTCCGACCTGCACGAATGGCGTAACGACTTCTCGACTGTCTCAACCATAGGCCCGGTGAAATTGCACTACGAGTAAAGATGCTCGTTTCGCGCAGCAGGACGGAAAGACCCCGGGACCTTTACTACAGTTTGATATTGGTGTTCGGTTCGGCTTGTGTAGGATAGGTGGGAGACTTTGAAGCCCCAACGCCAGTTGGGGTGGAGTCGACGTTGAAATACCACTCTGGTCGTGCTGGATGTCTAACCTCGGTCCGTGATCCGGATCAGGGACAGTGTCTGATGGGTAGTTTAACTGGGGCGGTTGCCTCCCAAAGGGTAACGGAGGCGCCCAAAGGTTCCCTCAGCCTGGTTGGCAATCAGGTGTTGAGTGTAAGTGCACAAGGGAGCTTGACTGTGAGACCGACGGGTCGAGCAGGGACGAAAGTCGGGACTAGTGATCCGGCGGTGGCTTGTGGAAGCGCCGTCGCTCAACGGATAAAAGGTACCCCGGGGATAACAGGCTGATCTTCCCCAAGAGTCCATATCGACGGGATGGTTTGGCACCTCGATGTCGGCTCGTCGCATCCTGGGGCTGGAGTCGGTCCCAAGGGTTGGGCTGTTCGCCCATTAAAGCGGTACGCGAGCTGGGTTTAGAACGTCGTGAGACAGTTCGGTCCCTATCCGCTGTGCGCGTAGGAATATTGAGAAGGGCTGTCCCTAGTACGAGAGGACCGGGACGGACGAACCTCTGGTGTGCCAGTTGTCCTGCCAAGGGCATGGCTGGTTGGCTACGTTCGGGAGGGATAACCGCTGAAAGCATCTAAGCGGGAAGCCTGCTTCAAGATGAGTATTCCCACCTCCTTGAGAGGGTAAGGCTCCCAGTAGACGACTGGGTTGATAGGCCAGATGTGGAAGCCCGGTAACGGGTGGAGCTGACTGGTACTAATAGGCCGAGGGCTTGTCCTCAGTTGCTCGCGTCCACTGTGTTAGTTCTGAAATAACGAACGGCTGTGAAAACACCAGCATGTTCAGAATTTCATAGTGTTTCGGTGGTCATAGCGTTAGGGAAACGCCCGGTTACATTCCGAACCCGGAAGCTAAGCCTTTCAGCGCCGATGGTACTGCAGGGGGGACCCTGTGGGAGAGTAGGACGCCGCCGAACAACCCGCCCTTTTAGCTCAGTCGGTAGAGCGTCTCCATGGTAAGGAGAAGGTCAACGGTTCGATTCCGTTAAAGGGCTCCATCAGAAAGGCCCCCGCCATCAGGCGGGGGCCTTTTTTGCGTTGTCCGGTCTGTAGCGGCCCTTGCCGCCGCCGGCCGAGGGGCATCCCGTCGACCGGCAGGCCCGCACCCTCCACCCGCGGTCAGTCACCCGCCCGCGGGTGGGGTACGCGGAAGGCCAGGATCGCCATGTCGTCGGAAGCGGGCTCGGCCGCGAAGCGTTCCACAGCACGCAGGACGCGTGAGGCGACCGCGCCGGCGGTAAGTCCCGTACACGTCGTCAGGACCTCCGCGAGGCCGTCGTCCCCCAGCATGCGGCTGCCCTCGCGCCGCTCCGTCACACCGTCCGTGACGCACAGCAGGACATCACCCGGATCGAGGGTGACCGTCTGCTCGTACAGGTCCAGGTCCTCGATGACGCCCAGCAGAGGCTGCGGTTCCGCCGCCGCGTCGACCATGCCGTTGGGACGCAGGCGCAGCGGGAGCGGGTGGCCCGCGCAGACGACCTTCATCAGCGCGCCGCCGTCCGGCTGCGGGTGGAGTTCACCGTAGAGAAGGGTGAGGAAACGGCTGCGGGCGCCCTCGTCGAGGATCGCCGCGTTGAGGCGCTCCAGGACGGCCGGGCCGCCCAGGCCCTCCCGGGCCAGCAGACGCAGCGCGTGCCGGGCCAGGCCGGTCACAGCCGCCGCCTCCGGGCCCGTACCGCAGACGTCGCCGATGGCGAAACCGTACGCGCCGTCGCGGATCGGGAAGACGTCGTAGAAGTCGCCGCCCACCTCGTTGCCCTCGCCGGCCGCGCGGTAGATGACCTCGACCTCCATCCCGGGGATGGCGGGGGAGCCGGGCGGCAGCAGGCTGCGCTGGAGCGAGCGGCTGATCGCGGTGCGCTCCGAGTACAGGCGGGCGTTGTCCAGCGCGAGGGCGGCCCGACGGGAGAGGTCCTCGGCGAGTTCCAGGATCTCCTGGCGGAAGTGCTCCTCCCGCGGCTTGCCGAGGGTGAGCAGGCCGATCACGCGGTTGCGGGCGAGGAGGGGCAGGACCACCGTCTCGCCGCCGACCGCGAGGGCCGCTTCGGGCCACGGGCGGGCGCCGGCCTCGCGGAGCGGTTCGGGCGGGCTGACCCGGGAGAGCAGCGCCTTCAGGCCGTCGATGCGGTCCTCGTCCTCGTGGAGGACATAGCTGAGGTACGGGTCCGAGGACTGGTCGGCGATGGTGTAGACGGCGCACCACGTGGCGAGCGTCGGGACGGTCATCTGGGCCATGAGGGCCAGGGTCTGGTCCCGGTCCAGGGTGCCGGCGAGCAGGTCGGAGGCCTCGACGAGGAAGGACAGGGAGCCGCGGCGCAGCCGCTCCAGTTCGCCGAGGCGGGCGGACTCCACCGCCAGCGCGATGCGGTCGGCGGCGAACTGGAGGTGCAGTGCCTCCTCGTTCGAGTAGCGGCCGGGGCTCTCCGCGGCGACGCCCAGGGAGCCCGTGAGGCGGCCCTCCACCTTGAGGGGGACGGTGACCGCGGAGCGCATGCCGGTGGCCTCCAGGAGCGGAACGGCCCCGGGGACGGCGACGAGGTCGTCGTGGACGGCGGGCATGCGGGCGGAGCCGTAGCGGTTGGTGCCGGCCTCGACGGGTACGCGGGCGAAGCGCTGGCGGGTCGACGGCAGGCCCGTGGTGGCCCGGACCTCCAGCTCGGTCTCGTCGTCGGTGGCGAGCAGCAGGAACGCGGCGTCGGCGTCCAGGAGGTCGCGGGCGCGTTCCACGGTGCGCTGGAGCAGGCCGTCGAGGTCGTCGGGGGCGGGAGAGCCGATGAAGACCTCGAAGGGGTCGGCGGCGCGGGGCTCCGCGAAGTGGCCGCTGTCCGCGGCGGGCACGCGTACGGGGCTCTGGAGGAGGGCGCGCTCGTCGTCGTGGACGAGCAGGCAGACGGTGGACGGCTCGCCGTGGGCGTCGCGGACCCGCAGGTGGGAGGCGTAGACCGGGATGACGCGGCCGTCGGCGCCCCGGACGCCGTAGCTGCCCTCCCAGCGGGACAGGCGCAGGGCCTCGGCGATGCCGGTTCCGGTGCCGGGAGTCTGCGGCCAGGCGGCGAGCTCGGCCAGCGGGCGGCCCAGCGCCTTCTCCGCGGGGTGGCCGAAAATGTGCTCCGCGTCCTCGTTCCAGGCGGAGACGGCGTCGGCGGAGTCGACCTGGAGGACGGCGACGCGGACCCGGCTGTCGGCGAGGGGGAGCAGCTGGTCGGGGACGACGGGGCCCGCGGAGCGGGTACCGACCGGCCGGTCTGGGAGATCGAGGCGGAACCACACGTGCTTGTGGGTGGCGGTGTACTCGACGCCCCAGCGGGTGGCCAGGGCGGCGCAGAGCATCAGCCCGCGGCCGTTCTCGCGGTCGGGGTCGGCGTACGGGCTGCCGCCGGGGTGCCGCAGCGGCAGCTCGCGCTCCGGGTAGCGGTCGGCGACCTCGACCCGTACGCCGTCCTCGGTGCGCAGGCACAGGACCTCGGCGCGGGTGCCGGCGTGGACCACGGCGTTGGTGACGAGCTCGCTGGTGAGGACGACCGCGTCGTCGACGATGTCCGCGAAGCCCCAGCCCTGCAGGGTGTCGCGGACGAACGCGCGAGCTGCGGCGACCGAGCGCCCGAGGGGGTCGAAGCTGGCAGCCGCCCGTGCCGTGATCACGAATCTCCTTCGACGCGGTTGGACATCGGTTGCCAGGTTACTTACCTTCGCGGACGGCATGGTGCCGTCGTCCGGGAATCCACTCGCAGGGTACGGCCGGTGTGCGATGGTGCCGAAGTGTTATGGCCGGGTTCGGCCAGGGTGAAACACTGGGCAGGCTTGGAGAGCCGGCTTGAGACGAGTCAGGTGTCCGGTGGAACAGCGGTCGACCCTTTCGGGAGGGACACGGTGGAGTCTGGCGCAGTGGTGCGGCGTACGGGAACGCGGCCGAAGGGCGGGCGGTCCCGGCGCGGCGGCACGACAGAGGTCGATACCGCCGCTCTGAACCGGCTGCTCACGGCCCTGGTGTCGATGCGGGACGGGAACTTCCGCAAGCGGCTGACGGTGTCCGGCGAGGGCGTGATGGCGGAGATCGCCGCCGTCTACAACGAGGTCGCCGACCGCAATCTGCACCTGACCGGGGAGCTGTCCCGGGTGCGGCGGATGGTGGGCCGCGAGGGGAAGCTGAGCGAACGGCTGGAAACGGGTGCCTGCGAGGGCTCCTGGGCGGCCGCGATCGACGCATCCAACCAGCTGGTCGACGACCTGGCCCGGCCGGTGTCCGAG
This DNA window, taken from Streptomyces sp. TN58, encodes the following:
- a CDS encoding ribonuclease J; the encoded protein is MSHPHPELGPPPKLPKGGLRVTPLGGLGEIGRNMTVFEYDGRLLIVDCGVLFPEEEQPGIDLILPDFSSIRDRLDDIEGIVLTHGHEDHIGAVPYLLREKPDIPLIGSKLTLALIEAKLQEHRIRPYTLEVKEGERENLGPFDCEFIAVNHSIPDALAVAIRTGAGLVVATGDFKMDQLPLDRRLTDLHAFARLSEEGIDLLLSDSTNAEVPGFVPPEREISTVLRNVFANAHHRIIVASFASHVHRIQQILDAAHEYGRRVAFVGRSMVRNMGIARDLGYLRVPAGLVVDVKTLDDLPPEEVVLVCTGSQGEPMAALSRMANRDHQIRIVPGDTVILASSLIPGNENAVYRVINGLTRWGANVVHKGNAKVHVSGHASAGELLYFYNICKPRNLMPVHGEWRHLRANAELGALTGVPKDRIVIAEDGVVVDLVDGKARISGKVQAGYVYVDGLSVGDVTESSLKDRRILGDEGIISVYVVVDSTTGKVVSGPNIQARGSGIDDGAFGSVITKIEEAIARAAADGVAEPHQIQQLIRRTMGKWVSDSYRRRPMILPVVVEV
- a CDS encoding SpoIIE family protein phosphatase; translation: MPSAKVSNLATDVQPRRRRFVITARAAASFDPLGRSVAAARAFVRDTLQGWGFADIVDDAVVLTSELVTNAVVHAGTRAEVLCLRTEDGVRVEVADRYPERELPLRHPGGSPYADPDRENGRGLMLCAALATRWGVEYTATHKHVWFRLDLPDRPVGTRSAGPVVPDQLLPLADSRVRVAVLQVDSADAVSAWNEDAEHIFGHPAEKALGRPLAELAAWPQTPGTGTGIAEALRLSRWEGSYGVRGADGRVIPVYASHLRVRDAHGEPSTVCLLVHDDERALLQSPVRVPAADSGHFAEPRAADPFEVFIGSPAPDDLDGLLQRTVERARDLLDADAAFLLLATDDETELEVRATTGLPSTRQRFARVPVEAGTNRYGSARMPAVHDDLVAVPGAVPLLEATGMRSAVTVPLKVEGRLTGSLGVAAESPGRYSNEEALHLQFAADRIALAVESARLGELERLRRGSLSFLVEASDLLAGTLDRDQTLALMAQMTVPTLATWCAVYTIADQSSDPYLSYVLHEDEDRIDGLKALLSRVSPPEPLREAGARPWPEAALAVGGETVVLPLLARNRVIGLLTLGKPREEHFRQEILELAEDLSRRAALALDNARLYSERTAISRSLQRSLLPPGSPAIPGMEVEVIYRAAGEGNEVGGDFYDVFPIRDGAYGFAIGDVCGTGPEAAAVTGLARHALRLLAREGLGGPAVLERLNAAILDEGARSRFLTLLYGELHPQPDGGALMKVVCAGHPLPLRLRPNGMVDAAAEPQPLLGVIEDLDLYEQTVTLDPGDVLLCVTDGVTERREGSRMLGDDGLAEVLTTCTGLTAGAVASRVLRAVERFAAEPASDDMAILAFRVPHPRAGD